One genomic region from Amphiprion ocellaris isolate individual 3 ecotype Okinawa chromosome 20, ASM2253959v1, whole genome shotgun sequence encodes:
- the slc35f4 gene encoding solute carrier family 35 member F4 isoform X2 — MKKHSARVAPLSSYSTQVLTCPISEGEDGSESQAETPGSETSGESRSYQTCTNTALKVLGGLLVVLCVSSSWVGTTQVVKLTFQSFSCPFFISWFSSNWNILFFPIYYSLHVVTTREKQTPIQKFRECSKLFGEDGMTLKLFVKRTAPFSILWTLTNYLYLLALKKLTATDVSALYCCHKAFVFLLSWIVLKDRFMGVRIVAAIMAITGIVMMAYADGFHGDSFVGVALAVGSASTSALYKVLFKMFLGSASLGEVAHFLSTMGFFNLIFISCVSLILYFTAVEQWDSLSSLPWGYLCGLAGLWLVFNILVHVGVVLTYPILISIGTLLSVPGNAAVDVLKHEVIFSVVRLAATCIICLGFLLLLLPEEWDSVTLRFLATIADKKSEEHGEELTESSVHTRSRSRANGTVSIPLA; from the exons ATGAAGAAGCACTCAGCCCGAGTGGCTCCTCTCAGCTCATACAGCACTCAGGTCCTGACCTGCCCCATCTCTGAAG GAGAGGATGGTTCGGAGTCTCAGGCAGAGACGCCAGGCAGTGAGACCAGTGGAGAGAGCCGGTCCTACCAGACATGTACCAACACAGCTCTGAAGGTGCTGGGCGGTTTGCTGGTGGTGCTGTGTGTTTCCTCCTCCTGGGTGGGCACCACTCAGGTGGTGAAGCTGACCTTCCAGTCATTCTCCTGTCCCTTCTTCATCTCCTGGTTCAGCAGCAACTGGAACATCCTCTTCTTTCCCATCTACTACTCGTTGCATGTTGTTACCACACGGGAGAAACAGACCCCCATACAGAAGTTTAG GGAGTGCAGCAAACTCTTTGGGGAGGATGGAATGACTCTCAAGCTTTTCGTGAAGAGGACAGCCCCTTTTTCAATCCTGTGGACACTGACCAACTACCTGTACCTCTTAGCCTTGAAGAAACTGACCGCCACTGATGTCTCTGCTCTCTATTGCTGCCACAAGGCCTTTGTCTTTCTCCTGTCATGGATTGTCCTCAAGGACCGGTTCATGGGTGTTCGG ATTGTGGCAGCTATAATGGCCATCACAGGTATTGTCATGATGGCTTATGCTGATGGTTTCCACGGTGATTCCTTTGTGGGCGTGGCACTGGCTGTGGGCTCAGCCTCAACGTCAGCTCTCTATAAG GTGCTGTTTAAGATGTTCTTAGGCAGCGCCAGCCTTGGAGAAGTGGCACATTTTCTTTCCACCATGGGCTTCTTCAACCTCATCTTTATCTCCTGTGTGTCCCTCATCCTCTACTTCACTGCGGTGGAGCAGTGGGACTCTCTGTCCTCGCTGCCCTGGGGATACCTGTGTGGACTGGCAGGACTGTGGCTGG TGTTCAACATCTTGGTCCATGTTGGTGTGGTGCTGACGTACCCCATTCTCATCTCCATAGGGACACTGCTCAGTGTGCCGGGCAATGCAG CTGTCGATGTCTTGAAACATGAGGTGATCTTCAGCGTGGTGCGCCTGGCGGCCACCTGCATCATCTGTCTgggcttcctgctgctgctgctgcctgaggAGTGGGACTCGGTCACGCTGCGTTTCCTGGCCACCATCGCGGACAAGAAGTCGGAGGAACACGGCGAGGAGCTCACAGAGTCCAGCGTCCACACTCGGAGCCGTAGTCGAGCAAACGGCACCGTCTCCATCCCCCTGGCATGA
- the LOC118469137 gene encoding uncharacterized protein LOC118469137: MELRTMGSIDSRPRLRKVAPCNSLQENGDESKPQWTLPALPLTTEQPSGPLGRRKTTLPPLKQEITLSSLSEPRSAGTFPSKQSDNSSIIHSHPPRRPQALQPLALQIGHTRTANQIAMGRNCRDGDVHQFFTTGQTGTSRMIQGGFLEAQISLTQQTHQHRQTHLRQARDKRRHKAVYTATVRSPNAEGIQRLKLVRRPTEKDIFWDETTGQRLDPNCLLKPESLFDEETEEAAEQTASVHCR; the protein is encoded by the exons ATGGAACTCAGGACAATGGGCTCCATAGACTCCAGACCCAGACTGCGTAAAGTTGCCCCATGTAATAGTTTGCAAGAAAATGGAGATGAGTCCAAACCACAGTGGACCCTCCCTGCTCTCCCACTGACAACGGAGCAGCCATCAGGACCTTTGGGACGGAGGAAGACGACTTTACCTCCACTGAAACAAGAAATAACTCTTTCTTCCCTCTCAG AACCGCGCTCTGCAGGAACCTTCCCATCAAAACAAAGCGACAATTCAAGCATCATTCATTCTCATCCCCCCAGAAGACCCCAG GCACTGCAACCGCTGGCCCTTCAAATTGGCCACACACGCACTGCCAATCAAATTGCCAtg GGCAGGAACTGCAGAGATGGGGATGTCCACCAGTTTTTTACAACCGGCCAGACAGGCACCAGCAGAATGATTCAG GGAGGATTTCTGGAGGCCCAGATATCTCTCACTCAACAGACTCATCAGCATCGTCAAACTCACCTCAGACAAGCCAGAGACAAGAGAAGACATAAAGCTGTCTACACAGCCACTG TTCGAAGCCCCAATGCCGAAGGGATCCAAAGGCTGAAACTCGTGAGAAGGCCCACAGAGAAGGACATCTTCTGGGATGAGACCACAGGACAAAGGTTGGACCCCAACTGCCTCCTGAAGCCAGAATCTCTCTttgatgaagagacagaagaagcaGCCGAACAAACAGCTTCCGTGCACTGCAGATAG